The following are encoded in a window of Vibrio sp. SCSIO 43136 genomic DNA:
- a CDS encoding GNAT family N-acetyltransferase encodes MSEIVVRRAQPSDASAIAAIYAQGEACAQTLQLPMANEPLWQSRLQNIPDNVTSLVAEYDGIVIGNLGLELCPQLRRRHVAHFGMGVKDEFHGKGVGSALIKAALDLADNWLNVRRLELNVYIDNRAAIALYEKHGFVIEGESKDFAFRNGEYVNVFHMARIKQGI; translated from the coding sequence ATGAGTGAAATAGTCGTTCGCCGCGCACAACCAAGTGACGCATCCGCTATCGCTGCTATCTATGCACAAGGTGAAGCTTGTGCTCAAACCCTCCAACTGCCAATGGCTAATGAACCGCTGTGGCAATCTCGTTTGCAAAATATCCCAGACAATGTGACCAGTTTGGTCGCAGAATATGATGGAATCGTGATTGGCAACCTAGGACTTGAGTTATGTCCTCAGCTTAGGCGTCGCCACGTGGCGCATTTTGGTATGGGTGTCAAAGATGAGTTTCATGGAAAAGGGGTCGGTTCAGCATTGATTAAAGCGGCGCTTGATTTGGCAGATAATTGGTTAAACGTGCGTCGATTGGAGCTAAACGTATACATCGATAATCGTGCTGCGATTGCTTTGTATGAGAAGCACGGCTTTGTGATTGAAGGGGAAAGCAAGGACTTCGCTTTCCGTAATGGTGAGTATGTAAACGTGTTCCATATGGCACGGATTAAACAGGGAATTTAA
- the viaA gene encoding ATPase RavA stimulator ViaA, which translates to MLGADGLNLAIMVADSGIVDAAVNDLLGRSQVMMVAKNNRGMKSSIKNHLIKWRGKVKHKMTKVCETERFQQELALYQEVIYWDEPTFFRQIPEVVKKLEWHSSFYLEARRLLDKNKGKQNPMFAHYFCDQWYQSLSDAVKQAQMNELETDKEKLLADLYQRIETMKEMDAVSEEGSVAGMGRLWDMASAKLSKSDLGNIKQYADFLKKNGELQEIARRLGRMASDVDDPSLNKAPNEDLKMVEEQSDEATDDIVGIHESDDLSKLLPNETMFLAYPELEVVFYKHLVDKRLMNYKTQGKRRTLRKVKAQSADNKQVDKEKGPFIICVDASGSMSGFPEQCAKAMAYALMQIALAEERDCFVIIFSTEQITYELTRQDGLREASDFLSYRFHGGTEVEPVLEQSIELMSTDRYRNGDLLVISDFIAPKQPDHILERVEQLKTQSNRFHAICLSKYGNPQLMSMFDHCWTYTPNVMNRLLKRW; encoded by the coding sequence ATGTTAGGTGCTGATGGACTCAACTTAGCCATTATGGTTGCAGATTCAGGCATTGTTGACGCTGCAGTGAATGACTTGTTAGGTCGTTCGCAGGTCATGATGGTGGCAAAGAACAATCGAGGCATGAAGTCATCGATTAAAAACCACCTGATAAAATGGCGTGGCAAAGTCAAACATAAGATGACTAAGGTATGTGAGACCGAGCGCTTTCAACAGGAATTGGCTTTGTATCAAGAAGTGATTTATTGGGATGAGCCAACCTTCTTTAGACAGATCCCCGAAGTCGTAAAAAAGCTTGAATGGCACTCTTCATTTTATCTAGAAGCTCGCCGTCTACTGGATAAAAATAAGGGTAAGCAAAATCCTATGTTTGCCCACTATTTTTGTGATCAGTGGTACCAAAGCTTAAGTGATGCAGTTAAGCAAGCACAGATGAATGAGCTCGAGACCGACAAAGAAAAACTGCTAGCCGATCTTTATCAACGTATTGAAACCATGAAGGAAATGGACGCCGTCTCCGAAGAGGGCAGTGTAGCCGGAATGGGGCGCTTGTGGGATATGGCGTCGGCGAAGTTGTCGAAATCTGACCTAGGTAATATCAAGCAGTATGCCGACTTTTTGAAAAAGAATGGTGAACTGCAAGAGATTGCTCGTAGACTAGGTCGTATGGCGAGTGATGTTGATGACCCAAGTTTGAACAAAGCGCCAAATGAAGACCTTAAAATGGTCGAAGAGCAAAGTGATGAAGCGACAGATGACATTGTCGGTATTCACGAAAGTGACGACTTGAGTAAATTGCTACCCAATGAAACTATGTTCTTGGCCTACCCAGAACTTGAGGTGGTTTTTTACAAGCACCTCGTTGATAAGCGATTGATGAACTATAAAACTCAAGGGAAACGACGAACGCTACGCAAGGTTAAAGCGCAATCGGCAGATAACAAGCAAGTGGACAAAGAAAAAGGGCCATTTATTATCTGTGTGGACGCTTCTGGCTCCATGTCAGGGTTCCCAGAGCAGTGCGCCAAAGCCATGGCTTATGCTTTGATGCAAATCGCGCTTGCTGAAGAGCGCGACTGTTTTGTGATTATCTTTTCAACCGAACAAATCACCTACGAGTTGACCCGCCAAGATGGCCTTAGAGAGGCGAGCGATTTTCTCTCCTATCGTTTTCATGGCGGCACTGAAGTCGAACCTGTTCTGGAGCAATCTATCGAATTGATGTCGACGGATCGCTACCGCAATGGGGATCTGTTGGTGATCTCAGATTTCATTGCACCTAAGCAACCAGACCATATTTTGGAGAGAGTCGAACAACTCAAAACCCAATCCAATCGCTTCCATGCAATTTGCCTGTCTAAGTACGGTAATCCACAATTGATGTCGATGTTTGACCATTGTTGGACTTATACCCCTAACGTGATGAATCGATTACTAAAACGCTGGTAA